From the Malaclemys terrapin pileata isolate rMalTer1 chromosome 13, rMalTer1.hap1, whole genome shotgun sequence genome, one window contains:
- the LOC128848248 gene encoding zinc finger protein 420-like → MQENYENVISLAEEIAISWPRITAFAESHRRRGLVSGIEMESEQGQLEPAQVQNSATAGPSEGGMTPDLRRQLGLILQTAGRSQVEKMLRELVREQSQEGKRKARKKATRSAKDGAGDGAPSDNEEATPPQEGSEKAESPEALPGKTEGPDQGKASGSQCRSEGQPPQQKSPTPGKQEGKATRRTSLKKGKEPPLSQQQQQRGAGVCTECGKDYGCGRAAQRVQTPEKPHQCGECGRCFRQRSILAKHQKIHTGEKPYRCDDCGKCFSRGSNLTQHQRIHTGERPFHCSDCGKSFIQKSDLERHQRVHTGERPYQCGQCGKCFSVSSHLDRHRRTHLGEQRRHHACGGSKGCGGGPAARHRACQAEEEDEEEAVAAHQCPECGKCFAQRASLSKHRKTHSGERPYQCGDCGKRFSRSSNLTQHQRIHTGERPFQCGDCGKRFIQRSDLERHQRVHTGERPYTCPDCGKSFSVSSHLDRHQKIHAAEQASYRCPEHLKGFLAAHQHGKLFKCSDCGRCFSQSAALIKHQRVHASERPHQCTDCGKSYVACGAGPKAQAAAGGKPHKCTDCGKSLGGISPSVLHPRLRAQQCMDCGKSLAAGKPPPPPAEKPFKCTDCGKGFGQRSALVKHQRIHTGEKPYACPDCGKGFIQKSDLTIHRRMHTGEKPYRCPECGKCFSVSSNLITHQRTHLGEKPYQCSECGKSFIQRSELTIHQRVHTGEKPYKCPECGKCFSRSSHLNRHQRTHAGDKPSLLSATKNSVAATSNPLQASSAFSSASFSSPLGTSSAPLPTLPSFPSSPSPISIPALSNNPLDLPWALSFPSRAFPHPSFPSPAPSGAPASSLIN, encoded by the exons atgcaggagaactacgagAACGTGATCTCGCTGG CGGAGGAGATTGCGATAAGCTGGCCCCGGATAACCGCTTTTGCCGAGTCCCACAGGAGGAGAGGATTGGTATCCG GTATAGAGATGGAGTCAGAGCAgggccagctggagccagcccaggTGCAGAACTCAGCCACGGCTGGGCCCAGCGAAGGAGGGATGACCCCTGACTTGCGTCGGCAGCTGGGTCTCATCCTGCAGACCGCCGGCCGGAGCCAGGTGGAGAAGATGCTGCGGGagctggtgagggagcagagccaggaggGCAAACGCAAGGCTCGCAAGAAAGCCACAAGGAGTGCCAAGGATGGAG CAGGTGACGGGGCGCCAAGTGACAATGAGGAGGCGACCCCCCCCCAGGAAGGTTCTGAGAAGGCGGAGTCACCCGAGGCCTTGCCAGGAAAAACCGAGGGCCCCGATCAGGGTAAAGCCAGCGGGAGCCAGTGCCGGTCGGAAGGGCAGCCACCGCAGCAGAAGAGCCCCACGCCGGGGAAGCAAGAGGGCAAAGCCACTCGCCGCACCAGCCTCAAGAAGGGGAAAGAGCCCCCACtgtcgcagcagcagcagcagcggggggcAGGCGTCTGTACCGAGTGTGGGAAGGACTATGGCTGCGGGCGGGCAGCGCAGCGGGTGCAGACACCGGAGAAGCCTCACCAGTGCGGGGAGTGTGGGCGCTGCTTCCGCCAGCGCTCCATCCTGGCCAAGCACCAGAAGATCCACACGGGGGAGAAGCCCTACCGCTGTGACGACTGTGGCAAGTGCTTTAGCCGCGGCTCCAACCTGACACagcaccagcgcatccacaccgGCGAGCGCCCCTTCCATTGCAGCGACTGCGGCAAGAGCTTCATCCAGAAGTCGGACCTGGAGCGGCACCAGCGTGTCCACACCGGCGAGCGCCCCTATCAGTGCGGCCAGTGTGGCAAGTGCTTCAGTGTCAGTTCCCACCTGGACCGGCACCGGCGCACCCACCTGGGGGAACAGCGCCGCCACCATGCCTGCGGAGGAAGCAAGGGCTGCGGCGGCGGCCCGGCAGCCCGTCACCGGGCCTGCCaggctgaggaggaggacgaggaggaggCGGTGGCTGCCCACCAGTGTCCCGAGTGTGGGAAGTGCTTTGCCCAGCGGGCCTCACTCTCCAAGCACCGCAAGACCCACAGCGGCGAGCGGCCCTACCAGTGCGGTGACTGCGGCAAGCGCTTCAGCCGCAGCTCCAACCTGACCCagcaccagcgcatccacaccgGCGAGCGCCCCTTCCAGTGTGGCGACTGCGGCAAGCGCTTCATCCAGCGCTCCGACCTGGAGCGGCACCAGCGCGTCCACACTGGCGAGCGGCCTTACACCTGCCCCGACTGCGGCAAGAGTTTCAGCGTCAGTTCCCACCTGGACCGGCACCAGAAGATCCATGCTGCTGAGCAGGCCTCCTACCGCTGCCCCGAGCACCTCAAGGGCTTCCTGGCCGCCCACCAGCACGGCAAACTCTTCAAGTGCTCTGACTGTGGACGCTGCTTCAGCCAGAGCGCGGCGCTGATCAAGCACCAGCGGGTGCACGCCAGCGAGAGGCCCCACCAGTGCACGGACTGCGGGAAGAGCTATGTGGCCTGCGGCGCTGGCCCCAAGGCCCAGGCGGCGGCTGGAGGGAAGCCCCACAAATGCACCGACTGCGGAAAGAGTCTGGGCGGCATCTCGCCCTCTGTGCTGCACCCCAGGCTGCGCGCCCAGCAGTGCATGGACTGCGGGAAGAGCCTGGCAGCAGGGAAGCCCCCACCACCACCGGCGGAGAAGCCATTCAAGTGCACGGACTGTGGGAAGGGCTTCGGGCAGCGCTCGGCCCTGGTGAAACACCAGCGGATCCACACGGGTGAGAAGCCCTACGCCTGCCCTGACTGTGGCAAGGGCTTCATCCAGAAGTCGGACCTGACCATCCACCGGCGCATGCACACCGGGGAGAAGCCCTACCGCTGCCCCGAGTGCGGGAAGTGCTTCAGCGTCAGCTCCAACCTCATCACCCACCAGCGCACTCACCTGGGCGAGAAGCCCTACCAGTGCTCCGAGTGTGGCAAGAGCTTCATCCAGCGCTCAGAGCTCACCATCCACCAGCGCGTGCACACTGGCGAGAAGCCCTACAAGTGCCCCGAGTGCGGGAAGTGTTTCAGCCGTAGCTCCCACCTCAACCGGCATCAGCGCACCCACGCCGGCGACAAGCCCTCGCTGCTCTCCGCCACCAAGAACTCCGTCGCTGCCACCAGCAACCCCCTgcaggcctcctctgccttctcctctgcctccttctcctccccgctgggcacctcctctgcccccctccccaccctacccTCTTTCCCTTCCTCGCCCTCACCCATCTCCATCCCCGCCCTCTCCAATAACCCACTGGATCTGCCCTGGGCCCTGTCCTTCCCATCCCgtgccttcccccacccttccttcccctcGCCTGCTCCGTCCGGGGCCCCGGCCTCATCACTGATAAACTAA